TATTCGTTGAGGGAGTTCGCCGGAAAAAAGACGCCGCCTGATGGGTCATACCCAACATTTGACATTAGCTCGCAATAATAATAACCACGATGGAGATGTTTACAGGCTAATCCACCAAATACAACCCATTTTGTTGACAACAAAACCCATTTTTTTGTCTTGACAATGGGGAGGGGTATTGCTAATAATAGGAACATGAAAAGCTTTACTTGTGGTTTTGGATTTGTTCTACGAGCTATCACCAAAGCACTTCCGGTTGTTTTGCTTATCGTGATGTTCCTGTTGTTTGTTCCAGTATCCCTATTAGCCCAATCGCCCGTTTATTGGGTTCCCCTTAAGGATGTTCCCGATTTCGGTGCAGTGGAATGGGGCTTGGCCAGCTTTGCCCGCCGTGCCCTACAGGAAGCCGAGCAAGCGGGGGCGGAAATGGTGATTTTCGAAATCGACACCTTCGGGGGACGGGTGGATGCTATGCTCTTCATCAAGGATGCCATTCTCCGCTCACCTCTGAAAACGGTTGCCTTTATCAACTCCAAGGCCTGGTCTGCCGGAGTGTTCATTGCTTTGGCTGCGGAGATCATCATTATGTCTCCCGATGCCAGCATTGGAGCGGCGGAACCGCGGGGGGGGTTGGAGGAAGCGGAAGGGCCGGATCCCAAGATGGTTTCCGCTATACGTGCCCAGATCGAAGCCCTGGCCGAAACCCGGGGACGGGACCCGGAAATTTTCGCAGCCATGGTGGATCGAGGGGTGGAGATCCCTGGCCTGGTCAAGGCCGGTGAACTTCTCACCTTGACTGCAACCCAGGCTGTGGAACATGGGGCGGCGGACGGCGTTGCCCGCAACCGCCAGGAGGTCCTGGACTTTCTCCGAGTTTCCGCTCCAGTGGTTACGGTCGAGCCATCCTGGTCGGAAACTCTGGCCCGTATATTGACTCATCCAACGATTATTCCCATCCTCCTTATGATTGCCTTTGGGGGCATTTTCATGGAAATGATGGCCCCAGGATTTGGTTTTCCAGGTGCGGTGGGAGTTACCGCTCTGATCCTCTTTTTTGGAGGCCGATTTTTGGCTGGACTGGCCGGCTGGGAACCGTTGCTCCTTTTTCTGCTGGGCATCATCCTTCTGGCAATCGAACTTCTGGTCCTTCCCGGGTTTGGTGTGGCCGGTATATCCGGCATCGCCTCATTGACCGTTTCGCTGTACCTGGTTCTCAGAACCACCACGATTCTGCTTCCGGAAGTTGTCTTTGGACAGCTCTTTTTCTACATCGCCTTGCTTGCGGGAGTGTTTTTGGTGTTTTTAACTCTCTTGCCCGATAATCCAATCTGGAAAAGGATTGGTCTTTACAAAAAATTAAAGGATAGGGTGGTTCCCGAAGAAGAAAAATTGAATTACCGGACCCTGGTTGGAAAGCCCGGACGGGCAGTGACGGTGCTTCGTCCCTCCGGGATTATGGAAATCGATGGTAAACGGTACGATGTCGTCAGTCAGGGCGATTTCGTTTCCACCGGTGAAACCGTGGTGGTCGTTGAGGTACATGGAAATCGGATTGTTGTTCGTCCAGAGAGAGGAGAGTAAACACTATGTATGATCTCGGTTCTATCTTGATAACGGTGATCATCCTGATTGCCGTGATTGCCTTTTTTTACCTGGTTCCCATCGGGCTGTGGATTTCCGCCCTGGCCGCCGGAGTGAAGGTACGGATCTTTACCCTGATCGGTATGCGCCTTCGCCGGGTTCCCCCGGCTAGCATCATCATACCCTTCATAAAGATCAGGAAGGCGGATATTGACCTGGACATCGGTCCTTTGGAAGCTCATTACCTGGCTGGAGGAAATGTCGACCGGGTAGTCATTTCGTTGATTGCCGCCGAACGAGCCGGCATTCCCCTTTCCTTTCAGCGAGCGTGCGCTATCGACTTGGCTGGACGCAATGTTCTGGAAGCGGTCCAGATGAGCGTACTTCCCGAAATCATCGAGACGCCCTCGGTGTCGGCGGTGGCCAAAGATGGGATCGAACTGAAGGTGAAAGCCCGGGTGACCGTGCGAACCAATATCGATCGGTTAATTGGTGGCGCGGGCGCGGCAACCGTCATTGCCCGGGTTGGGGAAGGGATCGTTACGACTATCGGTTCTTCCCTCTCTCATAAGAGTGTTCTGGAAAACCCTGATATTATTTCAAAAACGGTGTTGGCTAAAGGCCTCGATTCCGGAACCGCCTTTGAAATCCTTTCGATCGACATAGCGGATATCGATGTCGGACAGAATATCGGTGCCCGGCTCCAGACCGACCAAGCCGAGGCGGACAAGAGGGTTGCGCAGGCCAAGGCTGAAGAACGAAGGGCCATGGCCATTGCCCAGGAACAGGAAATGAAGGCCTTCACCCAGGAAAAGCAGGCTCAGGTGGTAAATGCGGAAGCCGAGGTGCCCCTTGCTCTTGCTCAGGCCCTTCGGGAAGGAAAAATGGGATTCATGGATTACTTTTCCCTGCAAAACCTGAAAGCCGATACGACAATGCGGGAATCATTTGGAAAACAGGAGGAAAAAGGCCACCATGAATAAAGAACTACAAGAACTCATGAGGAAGAGGAAGATTCTCCCGATGCTACCGGAGGAGGATATTAAGCCTTCCTCAATCGCTCGGATGTTCAGGAGTCAGACCGTTCAGCAGTATCGCTTCCATGAGTTGATGTCGGCGCCGGCGGCTCGCAAACGGCATCCTTATTTTCGGCTTGATCCTTGGCAACCTGTGGATTTTCGCCGTTAAATAATAAGCTTGATTCTACTGCAATAAGTAATTTTGCTGCAAAATAACGAAGGAAGCCTGGGCCTGAGTTGCCTAAATCAGCCGCCGAAATCACCGCATTTTCGCAGTAAAAAGGCCAAGGACGGCCTTTTCAGCATCACTGCAACCAGACCTGGTCATTGATGCGTGTGAGAAAATGCCAGATGAGGTGCTGTTGATGGCAACGCGGCCTCGCTGAAATGAGTTTTTGCAGCAAAATCAAGGTTAGAAGATAGGATGGAGGGAGGTTGTTGCCATGAAAGGAAGAGCCTATCGGGAAGCTGGAATGTTCATGGTCCGGCACATGCCGTTGGAAGAGAGGACATCCCGATGGCCTTGGCTTCTG
This Atribacteraceae bacterium DNA region includes the following protein-coding sequences:
- a CDS encoding NfeD family protein, with protein sequence MKSFTCGFGFVLRAITKALPVVLLIVMFLLFVPVSLLAQSPVYWVPLKDVPDFGAVEWGLASFARRALQEAEQAGAEMVIFEIDTFGGRVDAMLFIKDAILRSPLKTVAFINSKAWSAGVFIALAAEIIIMSPDASIGAAEPRGGLEEAEGPDPKMVSAIRAQIEALAETRGRDPEIFAAMVDRGVEIPGLVKAGELLTLTATQAVEHGAADGVARNRQEVLDFLRVSAPVVTVEPSWSETLARILTHPTIIPILLMIAFGGIFMEMMAPGFGFPGAVGVTALILFFGGRFLAGLAGWEPLLLFLLGIILLAIELLVLPGFGVAGISGIASLTVSLYLVLRTTTILLPEVVFGQLFFYIALLAGVFLVFLTLLPDNPIWKRIGLYKKLKDRVVPEEEKLNYRTLVGKPGRAVTVLRPSGIMEIDGKRYDVVSQGDFVSTGETVVVVEVHGNRIVVRPERGE
- the floA gene encoding flotillin-like protein FloA (flotillin-like protein involved in membrane lipid rafts) codes for the protein MYDLGSILITVIILIAVIAFFYLVPIGLWISALAAGVKVRIFTLIGMRLRRVPPASIIIPFIKIRKADIDLDIGPLEAHYLAGGNVDRVVISLIAAERAGIPLSFQRACAIDLAGRNVLEAVQMSVLPEIIETPSVSAVAKDGIELKVKARVTVRTNIDRLIGGAGAATVIARVGEGIVTTIGSSLSHKSVLENPDIISKTVLAKGLDSGTAFEILSIDIADIDVGQNIGARLQTDQAEADKRVAQAKAEERRAMAIAQEQEMKAFTQEKQAQVVNAEAEVPLALAQALREGKMGFMDYFSLQNLKADTTMRESFGKQEEKGHHE